One endosymbiont 'TC1' of Trimyema compressum genomic window, CAATTGCTTTTTTTAAAATGATATTTTCCTCCTAGAGTCGAGCATTACGCTTTTGAAGATCCTTAATCTGCTTAGCGGTTAGAATAGTATCATCATCAATTCTAACCTGAGAATAAAGTTTAATCCACTTGTGTAAAGCAGACATGGAGACACCATATTCTTTAGAAAGTTGGGATTGAGTTTTACCGTTTTGGTGTAAATTAACAATACTTTTTTTAAATTCTTCATCGTATTTCTTGTAATTATTCATAATTTTATCCTTTCTTATGTGTCTACTTATTTAAAACATGTTTCACTTTTTCCTGTCTACTTTTTTAGTATATGTCCACAAGCTGTACTTTTCTTCAATATCCATAACCATAAATGTTTGATTCATTAATTTAAAAGTACCATTTAAAACTTTACCTTCTAGTCCTTTTTCATCTTTTTGTATATAATCTATAGACAGTAATTTAGAGTCTGGAAATATACTAATGTAGAAATCCAAAGCTTCTTTTGCTTGACCTGAAAAGGTTAAAAAAGGAATAATTCCTTTTGTGTCATTGAGTGTAACCATTTTTTCATCCTTTCATTAATTTAGTTATATATAATAATATATATAGTGAGTGTAGAATAAAATGTTAATCAACTTTCTTAGACTTAGTATGATAAAATAATAATGAGATAATATAAATGTCAAAATAGGCTTAGAATTCAGAAAGCTGATAAGGATAGTTGGGTTTATCAATTAACGTTCATAAATCTCTTAAACCAGAAAAGTACTGCTTTTGGATGTTGGAGCAAAAATGAATGGTTGTTTTGTTGATTCTAATCAACGCTAATTCTTACAGCCGAGGGCTACCTCAGCAATACAGTAAGTGATAAAAGATAATTTTTATTGCAATTGGGTTAATGAATCCTACCAAAATAAGGACTTGAAAGAGGTTTATATCCAATCTTTAGGTTAAATTACAGCCAATGCTTTTTAAACCTATTTCTTTGATGTTGTTTAACTTTTTTGTTCTATTTTCTTGACTACATATCAAAAAATATAATTTGAATAAATATAATAAATATTTTTCTTTAATATAAAATTGTATAATGCTCTTAATTTCTATGTTATAATTAATATATATGGGGATGTACTGGTTTCGACGGAGGAATGGAAATACTAGTTGCAGTTTAGGGTGAATCCGCCTATTAACGGATTAACAAAATTTAAACGCTAAAAATAATAAATTAGCATTAGCTGCCTAAAGTGGCTACATCATCAATTATCTTCCTGCGGGTAATTGTATGGTGTCAAATTAATGCAGGAACCCTTTTCTTTTTTCCTCAAGAAGAAATAAGGTAATTAGAGGATCGTTTGTAATCAGCCTGTCTATAGGCTCAGTTGCGAACTAAAAACAATATATAGACTATAACTGTAGAAACTGGTATGAAAATTTTTTCGGACAGGGGTTCGACTCCCCTCATCTCCACCATATAACTCAATTTTTTTGAATTATGGTTAGTTTTTATTAAGGCATCCTTCTTATATAATGATATTAAAAAAGCAATGTAACATCAACAGGAAAATTTTCTATTGATTGTTAGCATTGCTTTTATTGTGAATTATCATGTTTAATAATATCAGATGTTTCACATTCTAAAATAAAACATAAAGTATCAATTGTTTTGGTAGTGATTGCTTCACCATTAAGCATACACTGAAGAGTGTTGGCGGGAATACCATGATTAAATATTAATTGATATTTCGTTATATTTCTTTTTTGAGTGTTTCGAAAAACGGAGCATAAATAATCATTAACATATCTCACTTTAACTTATAATATTAGGATAACATGCATGATTAAGTGACTATACTAAATATATTGAGTATATTTAGTATGCATGAAAAAATCAGAAAAAGATGTTTTAAGCTAAACAAATTCGAATAGATTGTTGTAGTTTAGAAGTGCGAAGAGCTGCTAAAGAAGTAATAATCAGCTAGCTATTTTTCTTGTAACCTAGGAACTTTGCTTCAATTGAAATTATTCAATAAACCTTCTATCAATCTTTTATCAAAATACACTAAATACTTTTAGATTAAATTTTACTGTTAATTTTGAAGAGTAAAGACAATTAACTTAAAAGCAGGTCTAACTTCATATACAATAGCAATAAAGAGTGACTTAAGTATTTTTTGGACATATACTAAAAAAGTAGACAGGAAAAAGTGAAACATGTTTTAAATAAGTAGACACATAAGAAAGGATAAAATTATGAATAATTACAAGAAATACGATGAAGAATTTAAAAAAAGTATTGTTAATTTACACCAAAACGGTAAAACTCAATCCCAACTTTCTAAAGAATATGGTGTCTCCATGTCTGCTTTACACAAGTGGATTAAACTTTATTCTCAGGTTAGAATTGATGATGATACTATTCTAACCGCTAAGCAGATTAAGGATCTTCAAAAGCGTAATGCTCGACTCTAGGAGGAAAATATCATTTTAAAAAAAGCAATTGCCATATTCACGCCTCACTCAGACAAAGATTAATGGCTGTTCATACCCTTCGTTTTCAGCACGCTATCTCTTTTCTTTGTCATGTCCTTAAAGTGAACCGCAGCTCCTATTACAAATACTTTTCGGAAAAACTTTCTCCTAGAACTATT contains:
- a CDS encoding helix-turn-helix domain-containing protein, which produces MRYVNDYLCSVFRNTQKRNITKYQLIFNHGIPANTLQCMLNGEAITTKTIDTLCFILECETSDIIKHDNSQ
- a CDS encoding VOC family protein, whose protein sequence is MVTLNDTKGIIPFLTFSGQAKEALDFYISIFPDSKLLSIDYIQKDEKGLEGKVLNGTFKLMNQTFMVMDIEEKYSLWTYTKKVDRKK